The Diaphorobacter ruginosibacter genome contains a region encoding:
- a CDS encoding DUF47 domain-containing protein: MLFGKLLPQEGNFFEMFNQHAERIVEAAHAFSQLVANYNDPHLREKYNQDVDNAERAADRVTHEVNRALHKTFITPIDREQIHSLINTMDDVADLIQDSAETMSLYDIRHMTEEISRLTDLSLKCCERVRDAVKLLSRIADASVAEAALKTCEEIDRLEGDADRVMRSAMSKLFREEPDVREVIKLKAIYELLETITDKCEDVANLIEGVILENS, from the coding sequence ATGTTGTTTGGAAAGCTGTTGCCCCAAGAGGGCAATTTTTTCGAGATGTTCAACCAGCATGCGGAGCGCATCGTCGAAGCCGCCCACGCGTTCTCCCAATTGGTGGCCAACTACAACGACCCCCATCTGCGTGAAAAGTACAACCAGGATGTCGATAACGCCGAGCGCGCGGCCGACCGCGTGACGCACGAGGTCAACCGCGCTCTGCACAAGACCTTCATCACCCCGATCGACCGCGAGCAGATCCATTCGCTGATCAACACCATGGACGACGTGGCCGACCTGATCCAGGACTCCGCGGAAACCATGTCGCTGTATGACATCCGCCACATGACGGAGGAAATCAGTCGCCTGACCGACCTGAGCCTCAAGTGCTGTGAGCGCGTGCGGGATGCGGTGAAGCTGCTTTCCCGCATCGCCGACGCGTCCGTGGCGGAAGCCGCGCTCAAGACCTGCGAGGAAATCGACCGCCTGGAAGGCGATGCCGACCGCGTGATGCGCAGCGCCATGAGCAAGCTGTTCCGCGAGGAGCCCGATGTGCGTGAAGTCATCAAGCTCAAGGCCATCTACGAGTTGCTGGAGACGATCACCGACAAGTGCGAGGACGTGGCCAACCTGATCGAGGGCGTGATCCTCGAGAACTCCTGA
- the rpsP gene encoding 30S ribosomal protein S16, which translates to MVVIRLARGGSKHRPFFNIVVADKRVRRDGRFIERLGFYNPSAKDGEEGLRIAQDRLTYWKSVGAQASPTVDRLIKQGAKAAA; encoded by the coding sequence ATGGTCGTTATTCGACTTGCTCGCGGCGGTTCCAAGCACCGTCCTTTCTTCAACATCGTTGTGGCTGACAAGCGCGTTCGTCGCGATGGTCGCTTCATCGAGCGTCTGGGCTTTTACAACCCGTCCGCCAAGGACGGCGAGGAAGGCCTGCGCATTGCCCAGGATCGTCTGACCTACTGGAAGAGCGTTGGCGCACAAGCCTCGCCTACCGTGGATCGCCTGATCAAGCAAGGCGCCAAGGCTGCTGCCTAA
- a CDS encoding CobD/CbiB family protein encodes MSFFAILFALLIEQARPLSRSDPIHAGPRAWALSVSRNFDTGTPGHGWVAWGIAVLVPSVIAFGVHWALVHFIGWPVALLWNVAVLYFTLGFRQFSYHFTGIRDALEDGDADRARARLAEWKQVEVGELPRSEVVRHVIEYCVIAAHRHVFGVLAWFSVLAALGLGPTGAVLYRMAEFVARYWSPRSRAVSTHPASASLQHAASKAWMVIDWLPARLTAMSFAVVGSFEEAIDGWRFHAQRFPNDNDGVILAATSGAINVRLGGEALRLKSDVQPAQGWETDPQLDDSASTPGREPEVAHLRSVVGLVWRSVVVWMLLLALLSFARLLG; translated from the coding sequence ATGAGTTTTTTCGCCATCTTGTTTGCCTTGCTGATCGAACAGGCCCGACCGTTGTCGCGCAGCGATCCGATCCACGCGGGGCCACGTGCCTGGGCTCTGTCGGTGAGCCGCAACTTCGATACGGGGACCCCGGGACACGGCTGGGTGGCATGGGGCATCGCCGTGCTCGTGCCATCCGTCATTGCCTTCGGTGTGCACTGGGCCCTGGTGCATTTCATCGGGTGGCCGGTGGCACTGCTGTGGAATGTGGCCGTGCTGTACTTCACGCTGGGCTTCCGGCAATTCAGCTATCACTTTACAGGCATCCGCGATGCGCTCGAAGATGGCGATGCGGATCGTGCCCGTGCGCGCCTTGCTGAATGGAAGCAGGTGGAGGTGGGTGAATTGCCGCGCAGCGAGGTGGTTCGCCACGTCATCGAATACTGCGTGATTGCCGCGCATCGCCATGTGTTCGGCGTGCTCGCATGGTTCTCCGTGCTCGCGGCCCTGGGCCTGGGTCCGACCGGTGCCGTGCTGTATCGCATGGCCGAGTTCGTCGCACGCTACTGGTCGCCGCGCAGCCGCGCCGTGTCCACGCATCCGGCCAGCGCCTCGTTGCAGCATGCGGCGTCGAAGGCATGGATGGTGATCGACTGGCTTCCCGCGCGCCTGACCGCGATGAGCTTCGCGGTGGTCGGCAGCTTCGAGGAGGCGATCGACGGCTGGCGCTTTCATGCGCAGCGTTTTCCCAATGACAACGACGGCGTGATCCTGGCGGCCACCTCGGGCGCGATCAATGTGCGCCTTGGCGGCGAGGCGCTGCGCCTCAAGTCCGACGTGCAGCCTGCGCAGGGCTGGGAGACCGATCCGCAGCTCGATGACAGCGCCAGCACCCCGGGACGCGAACCCGAAGTGGCCCACCTGCGCAGTGTCGTGGGTCTCGTGTGGCGTTCGGTGGTGGTGTGGATGCTGCTGCTGGCGCTGCTGTCATTCGCTCGCCTGCTGGGCTGA
- a CDS encoding CoA pyrophosphatase, with the protein MSVASLQAPSSGAEPKELQLSSVPNFDPRLAPMLGVDDHLPAIPEGLLTPEALRTRFAKPPLWTPDVMRDRGVIDREPANASVLIPIVMREKPTVLLTQRTVKLAKHSGQIAFPGGKADPGDGGPDGTALRETHEEVGIERQFIEVLGQLNTYVTVTAFNVTPVVALVHEGFTLRPSPDEVADVFEVPLDFLMDPRHHQRHFLEWQGLRREWYAMPYQDGATQRYIWGATAGMLRNFYRFLSA; encoded by the coding sequence ATGTCCGTTGCCTCCCTCCAGGCCCCATCGTCGGGTGCGGAGCCCAAGGAGTTGCAGCTCTCCAGCGTTCCGAATTTCGACCCGCGGCTGGCACCGATGCTGGGGGTGGACGACCACCTGCCTGCCATTCCCGAAGGGCTGCTCACACCCGAGGCGCTGCGTACGCGATTCGCCAAGCCGCCGCTCTGGACGCCGGACGTGATGCGCGACCGTGGCGTGATCGACCGCGAGCCGGCGAATGCCTCGGTGCTGATCCCCATCGTCATGCGCGAGAAGCCCACGGTTTTGCTCACTCAGCGCACCGTCAAGCTTGCCAAGCATTCGGGGCAGATCGCCTTTCCGGGCGGCAAGGCCGATCCGGGCGATGGCGGCCCTGATGGCACGGCGCTGCGCGAGACCCATGAGGAAGTGGGTATCGAGCGCCAGTTCATCGAGGTGCTGGGCCAGCTCAACACCTATGTCACGGTCACCGCGTTCAACGTGACGCCCGTCGTGGCGCTGGTGCATGAGGGTTTCACGCTGCGCCCGAGCCCCGACGAAGTGGCGGACGTGTTCGAGGTGCCGCTCGACTTCCTCATGGACCCGCGCCATCACCAGCGTCATTTCCTCGAATGGCAGGGCCTGCGGCGCGAGTGGTACGCGATGCCGTATCAGGATGGCGCCACGCAGCGCTACATCTGGGGGGCGACGGCGGGCATGCTGCGCAATTTCTACCGCTTCCTGTCGGCCTGA
- the rplS gene encoding 50S ribosomal protein L19, whose product MNLIQTLEQEEIARLNKTIPEFAPGDTVIVSVNVVEGNRKRVQAYEGVVIAKRNRGLNSGFTVRKISSGEGVERTFQTYSPLIAGIEVKRRGDVRRAKLYYLRERSGKSARIKEKLPSRVKAVEAA is encoded by the coding sequence ATGAATCTGATTCAGACTCTCGAGCAGGAAGAAATCGCTCGCTTGAACAAGACCATCCCTGAGTTCGCACCTGGTGACACTGTCATCGTGAGCGTGAACGTGGTGGAAGGTAACCGCAAGCGCGTGCAGGCCTACGAAGGCGTGGTGATCGCCAAGCGCAACCGTGGCCTGAACAGCGGCTTCACCGTGCGCAAGATCTCGAGCGGCGAAGGTGTGGAGCGTACGTTCCAGACCTACTCCCCCCTGATCGCCGGCATCGAAGTGAAGCGCCGTGGTGACGTGCGTCGTGCCAAGCTGTACTACCTGCGTGAGCGCAGCGGCAAGTCGGCACGTATCAAGGAAAAGCTGCCTTCCCGCGTCAAGGCCGTCGAAGCAGCGTAA
- a CDS encoding GNAT family N-acetyltransferase, with translation MLNIRASSEDDLAAITAIYRHHVLHGTGSFEVDPPDQAEMTQRRADVLAKGLPYLVAEHPQTREILGYAYCTWFKQRPAYRFSAEDSIYVADSARGQGVGRQLLDALCVAAQQAGIRRMLAVIGDSGNTGSIGVHRAAGFSDAGVLRSAGWKFGKWLDIVLMDKPLGAGDSTSPE, from the coding sequence ATGCTCAACATTCGTGCAAGCAGCGAAGATGACCTTGCTGCCATCACCGCCATCTACCGACACCATGTCCTCCACGGCACCGGCTCCTTCGAGGTCGATCCCCCCGACCAGGCCGAGATGACGCAGCGTCGCGCCGACGTTCTGGCCAAGGGACTGCCCTATCTGGTGGCCGAGCATCCACAGACCCGCGAGATCCTGGGCTACGCCTATTGCACCTGGTTCAAGCAGCGCCCGGCCTACCGCTTCTCCGCCGAAGACTCGATCTACGTGGCCGACTCGGCGCGTGGCCAGGGCGTGGGGAGGCAACTGCTTGACGCCCTGTGCGTGGCAGCACAGCAGGCCGGCATCCGCCGGATGCTGGCGGTGATCGGGGACTCGGGCAACACCGGCTCCATCGGCGTTCACCGCGCGGCGGGCTTTTCCGATGCGGGAGTTCTTCGTTCCGCAGGTTGGAAGTTCGGGAAATGGCTGGATATTGTCCTCATGGACAAGCCTCTAGGAGCTGGGGACAGCACCTCGCCCGAATGA
- a CDS encoding DMT family protein, translating to MQFLQSLPISLQTILLLLASNVFMTFAWYGHLKNLSTSPWYIAALVSWGIALFEYLLQVPANRIGATQMSLGQLKILQEVITLTVFVPFAVFYMGQPLKWDYLWAGLCMVGAVFFIFRSA from the coding sequence ATGCAATTCCTGCAATCGCTTCCCATCTCGCTACAGACCATCCTGCTGCTGCTCGCCAGCAACGTGTTCATGACGTTTGCCTGGTACGGGCACCTGAAGAATCTCTCGACCTCGCCCTGGTACATCGCCGCGCTGGTGAGCTGGGGCATCGCGCTGTTCGAGTACCTGCTGCAGGTGCCTGCGAACCGGATCGGTGCGACCCAGATGTCGCTCGGCCAGCTCAAGATCCTGCAGGAGGTCATCACGCTCACGGTGTTCGTGCCGTTTGCGGTGTTCTACATGGGGCAGCCGCTCAAGTGGGACTATCTCTGGGCGGGGCTGTGCATGGTGGGGGCGGTCTTCTTCATCTTCCGCAGCGCCTGA
- the rimM gene encoding ribosome maturation factor RimM (Essential for efficient processing of 16S rRNA): MPAELPVLQSATLPSDAVEVGRIGEAWGIKGWFKIVPYSADPEALLGGGNWYLQPSEKGAKSFFSGTVLLSVKQAREHSDSIVATAEEIPDRNGAEALRGARIFISRADFPKAADDEYYWVDLIGLDVLNREGVSLGVVKDLMSTGPQTTLVLSQEVSGDKPVERMIPFVSAFVDKVDIEGRRITVDWQPDY, from the coding sequence ATGCCCGCCGAACTCCCTGTCTTGCAGTCCGCCACCCTCCCGTCCGATGCCGTCGAAGTAGGCCGCATCGGTGAGGCCTGGGGGATCAAGGGATGGTTCAAGATCGTGCCCTACAGCGCCGATCCCGAGGCGCTGCTGGGCGGTGGCAACTGGTATCTGCAGCCGTCGGAGAAGGGGGCGAAGAGCTTCTTCTCGGGCACCGTGCTGCTTTCCGTGAAGCAGGCTCGCGAGCATTCGGATTCGATCGTCGCAACGGCCGAGGAGATTCCCGACCGCAATGGCGCCGAGGCACTGCGCGGGGCACGCATCTTCATTTCGCGTGCCGATTTCCCCAAGGCGGCCGACGACGAGTATTACTGGGTCGACCTGATCGGCCTCGATGTGCTCAACCGCGAGGGCGTGTCCCTGGGGGTGGTGAAGGATCTGATGTCCACCGGCCCGCAGACGACGCTGGTGCTGTCGCAGGAGGTGTCCGGTGACAAGCCCGTCGAGCGCATGATCCCGTTCGTCTCGGCCTTCGTGGACAAGGTCGATATCGAGGGGCGCCGGATCACGGTCGACTGGCAGCCCGACTATTGA
- a CDS encoding ABC transporter permease subunit — protein MNQGNKKVSWLIGGIVLLVLPLVLQYFGNAWVRIADLALLYVMLALGLNIVVGYAGLLDLGYVAFYAVGAYMFALLASPQLSENFAWFSAHFPNGLHLSLWMVIPLALVLAAGTGVLLGIPVLKLRGDYLAIVTLGFGEIIRIFMNNLDHPVNVTNGPKGIGEIDSVKIFGLNLGKRQEIFGYDISSVTLYYYLFLALVLITILVCYRLQDSRIGRGWMAIREDEIAAKAMGINTRNMKLLAFGMGASFGGVSGAMFAAFQGFVSPESFSLMESVMIVAMVVLGGIGHIPGVILGAVLLSALPEVLRYVAGPLQDLTGGRLDASILRQLLIALAMIVIMLLRPRGLWPSPEHGKNFPQKV, from the coding sequence ATGAATCAAGGGAACAAGAAAGTCTCGTGGCTGATCGGCGGCATCGTCCTGCTCGTGCTGCCGCTGGTGCTTCAATACTTCGGCAATGCATGGGTGCGCATTGCGGATCTGGCGCTGCTCTACGTGATGCTGGCGCTGGGCCTCAACATCGTGGTGGGCTACGCGGGCCTGCTGGACCTGGGCTATGTGGCCTTCTACGCCGTGGGCGCCTACATGTTCGCCCTGCTGGCATCACCGCAGCTGAGCGAGAACTTTGCCTGGTTCAGCGCGCATTTCCCGAATGGCCTGCACCTGTCGCTGTGGATGGTGATTCCGCTGGCCCTGGTGCTTGCGGCGGGGACCGGGGTGCTTCTGGGGATACCGGTGCTCAAGCTGCGGGGCGACTACCTTGCGATCGTGACGCTGGGCTTCGGCGAGATCATCCGCATCTTCATGAACAACCTCGATCACCCGGTCAATGTCACCAACGGTCCCAAGGGCATCGGCGAGATCGATTCTGTGAAGATCTTCGGGCTGAACCTGGGCAAGCGCCAGGAGATCTTCGGCTACGACATCAGCTCGGTCACGCTGTACTACTACCTGTTCCTCGCCCTGGTGCTGATCACCATCCTCGTGTGCTATCGCCTGCAGGACTCGCGTATCGGCCGCGGCTGGATGGCGATCCGCGAGGACGAGATCGCCGCCAAGGCCATGGGCATCAACACCCGCAACATGAAACTGCTGGCGTTCGGCATGGGCGCGTCGTTCGGCGGTGTGTCGGGGGCCATGTTCGCGGCCTTCCAGGGCTTTGTCTCGCCCGAGTCCTTCAGCCTGATGGAGTCGGTGATGATCGTTGCGATGGTGGTGCTGGGCGGCATCGGCCATATCCCCGGGGTGATCCTGGGTGCGGTGCTGCTGTCGGCGTTGCCCGAGGTGCTGCGCTACGTGGCGGGTCCGCTGCAGGACCTGACGGGAGGACGGCTCGACGCGTCCATCCTGCGGCAGCTGCTGATCGCGCTGGCGATGATCGTCATCATGCTGCTGCGCCCGCGCGGCCTGTGGCCTTCGCCGGAGCATGGCAAGAACTTCCCGCAGAAGGTCTGA
- a CDS encoding ABC transporter ATP-binding protein → MAEAQVLLKVSGLRVAYGGIQAVKGVDMEVREGELVSLIGSNGAGKTTTMKAITGLLSMNDGDIEYLGRSIKGKGAWDLVREGLVMVPEGRGVFARMTITENLQMGAYIRNDQAGIKDDIERMFNVFPRLRERKDQLAGTMSGGEQQMLAMGRALMSRPKVLLLDEPSMGLSPIMVDKIFEVVGDVYKLGVTILLVEQNASRALQMANRGYVMESGIITMTGEGVSLLNDPRVRAAYLGE, encoded by the coding sequence ATGGCCGAAGCACAAGTGTTGTTGAAAGTGAGCGGCCTGCGCGTGGCCTATGGCGGCATCCAGGCCGTGAAGGGCGTGGACATGGAAGTGCGTGAGGGCGAATTGGTGTCGCTGATCGGCTCCAACGGCGCGGGCAAGACCACGACGATGAAGGCCATCACCGGGCTGCTGTCGATGAACGATGGCGACATCGAGTACCTTGGCCGCAGCATCAAGGGCAAGGGCGCGTGGGACCTGGTCCGCGAGGGCCTGGTGATGGTGCCCGAAGGGCGTGGCGTGTTCGCGCGCATGACCATCACGGAAAACCTGCAGATGGGCGCCTACATTCGCAACGACCAGGCGGGTATCAAGGACGACATCGAGCGCATGTTCAACGTTTTCCCGCGGCTGCGCGAACGCAAGGACCAGCTGGCCGGAACCATGTCGGGCGGCGAGCAGCAGATGCTGGCGATGGGCCGCGCGCTCATGAGCCGGCCCAAGGTGCTGCTGCTCGATGAGCCGTCGATGGGCCTGTCGCCGATCATGGTGGACAAGATCTTCGAGGTGGTGGGCGACGTCTACAAGCTCGGCGTGACCATCCTGCTGGTCGAGCAGAACGCCAGCCGCGCATTGCAGATGGCCAACCGGGGCTATGTGATGGAGTCCGGCATCATCACGATGACGGGAGAGGGCGTCTCGCTGCTGAACGACCCGCGCGTGCGCGCTGCCTACCTGGGCGAATGA
- a CDS encoding TM2 domain-containing protein produces MKSKTVAAWLAFLGGPLGLHRFYLYGLFDTLGWLLPIPTALGVYGIQRVLEFGQDDHYSWVLVPLLGFTFAACALRAILYGLTTPEKWNARFNPQAASDAPPGRTHWGTIFAIGLALMIGTAVLMASFAFSFQRYFEYQIEEARKISQ; encoded by the coding sequence ATGAAAAGCAAGACCGTCGCCGCCTGGCTGGCCTTTCTCGGCGGCCCGCTCGGGCTGCACCGCTTCTACCTGTATGGCCTGTTCGACACGCTGGGCTGGCTGCTGCCCATCCCCACCGCGCTCGGGGTGTACGGAATCCAGCGCGTGCTGGAGTTCGGACAGGACGACCACTACAGCTGGGTGCTGGTGCCGCTTCTCGGGTTCACCTTTGCGGCCTGCGCGCTGCGCGCCATCCTCTACGGCCTGACGACGCCCGAGAAATGGAATGCCCGCTTCAACCCGCAGGCAGCCAGCGACGCCCCTCCGGGACGCACGCACTGGGGCACGATCTTCGCCATCGGATTGGCACTGATGATTGGCACTGCGGTGCTGATGGCCAGTTTTGCCTTCAGCTTCCAGCGCTATTTCGAATACCAGATCGAGGAAGCTCGCAAGATTTCCCAGTAG
- a CDS encoding AmiS/UreI family transporter has product MLGVSLFFIGAVLIVNGMGLAGRIEPRDAAPFNLLVGGLALFVNLLGLYRADGGSGYFTAAGGLLFAFTYLYAAAVQWYGLKGVAMGWYCGFVAVSALMFAAMETDMRMIVMWLLWSSLWLFFFIVQGLGRTLRFLPVYTVFTGIASCWIPGALMLLGRW; this is encoded by the coding sequence ATGCTGGGCGTGTCGCTTTTCTTCATTGGTGCTGTGCTGATCGTGAATGGCATGGGCCTTGCCGGTCGCATCGAGCCCCGCGACGCAGCGCCCTTCAACCTGCTGGTGGGCGGCCTCGCGCTGTTCGTCAACCTGCTCGGGCTGTACCGCGCCGACGGTGGTTCCGGATATTTCACTGCGGCGGGCGGCCTGCTGTTCGCGTTCACCTACCTCTATGCCGCCGCCGTGCAGTGGTACGGGCTCAAGGGCGTCGCAATGGGCTGGTACTGCGGCTTCGTCGCGGTGTCGGCGCTGATGTTCGCCGCCATGGAGACCGACATGCGCATGATCGTGATGTGGCTGCTCTGGTCTTCGCTCTGGCTGTTCTTCTTCATCGTTCAGGGCCTGGGCAGGACACTGCGCTTCCTGCCCGTCTATACGGTGTTCACCGGCATTGCCAGTTGCTGGATTCCGGGCGCGCTGATGCTGCTGGGGCGGTGGTGA
- a CDS encoding inorganic phosphate transporter gives METVQTALWVVIILVALALIFDFMNGFHDAANSIATVVSTGVLKPTQAVVFAAFFNVVAVFVFHLSVAATVGKGIVQPGVVDTHVVFGALVGAITWNVITWYYGIPSSSSHALIGGIVGSVMAKSGAGALVAGGILKTVAFIFISPLLGFLLGSIMMVIVAWTFRRMRPSRIDKWFRRLQLVSAGAYSLGHGGNDAQKTIGIIWLLLIATGYSASTDAAPPTWVIICCYAAIGLGTMFGGWRIVKTMGQKITKLKPVGGFCAESGGALTLFLATWLGVPVSTTHTITGAIVGVGSTQRASAVRWGVAGNIVWAWILTIPASAFVAAIAYWISLQLY, from the coding sequence ATGGAAACAGTACAAACAGCCCTGTGGGTCGTGATTATCCTGGTGGCCCTCGCCCTGATATTCGACTTCATGAACGGCTTTCATGACGCGGCGAACTCCATCGCCACCGTGGTGTCCACGGGCGTGCTCAAGCCGACGCAGGCCGTGGTCTTCGCGGCATTCTTCAACGTCGTTGCCGTCTTCGTCTTCCACCTGAGCGTGGCGGCCACGGTGGGCAAGGGCATCGTCCAGCCCGGGGTGGTCGACACCCATGTGGTGTTCGGAGCCCTGGTGGGGGCGATCACCTGGAACGTGATCACCTGGTACTACGGCATTCCCAGCAGCTCCTCGCATGCGCTGATCGGCGGCATCGTCGGCTCGGTGATGGCGAAGTCCGGCGCGGGCGCGCTGGTGGCGGGCGGCATCCTGAAGACCGTGGCGTTCATCTTCATCTCGCCGCTGCTGGGCTTTCTGCTCGGCTCGATCATGATGGTGATTGTTGCCTGGACCTTCCGCCGCATGCGCCCGAGCCGCATCGACAAGTGGTTCCGGCGCCTCCAGCTCGTCTCGGCGGGCGCCTACAGCCTGGGCCACGGCGGCAACGATGCACAGAAGACCATCGGCATCATCTGGCTGCTGCTGATCGCCACGGGCTACTCGGCGTCGACCGATGCCGCGCCACCGACCTGGGTCATCATCTGCTGCTATGCGGCGATCGGCCTGGGCACGATGTTTGGCGGATGGCGCATCGTCAAGACCATGGGCCAGAAGATCACCAAGCTCAAGCCCGTGGGCGGCTTTTGTGCGGAAAGCGGCGGGGCGCTGACACTGTTCCTGGCCACCTGGCTGGGCGTGCCGGTTTCCACCACGCACACCATCACCGGCGCGATCGTCGGCGTAGGCTCCACGCAGCGCGCCAGCGCCGTGCGCTGGGGCGTGGCGGGCAACATCGTGTGGGCCTGGATTCTCACGATCCCCGCCAGCGCATTCGTGGCCGCCATTGCCTACTGGATCAGCCTGCAGCTGTACTAA
- the trmD gene encoding tRNA (guanosine(37)-N1)-methyltransferase TrmD, with product MRFDVITLFPELFSPFLESGVTRRAYQSGQVEVRLWNPRDHAEGNYRRVDDRPFGGGPGMVMMAEPLSRCLAAIRADRAEAADAEAPLVLFSPIGERLNHGAVECWSASSGAILLCGRYEGVDQRFIDAFVTAQISMGDFVLSGGEIPAMALLDAVARLQPGVLNDEGSHQLDSFNPALDGLLDSPHYTRPEEWNGRAVPAELLSGHHAQIERWRREQSLRITAAHRPELLESAREKGALSKADEALLAKLPKLL from the coding sequence ATGCGATTCGACGTCATCACGCTGTTTCCCGAACTGTTCTCGCCCTTTCTCGAAAGCGGCGTGACGCGCCGTGCCTACCAGAGCGGACAGGTCGAGGTGCGCCTGTGGAATCCGCGCGATCATGCCGAAGGCAATTACCGGCGCGTGGATGACCGACCCTTCGGAGGGGGCCCGGGCATGGTGATGATGGCCGAGCCGCTGTCGCGCTGCCTTGCCGCCATCCGCGCGGACCGGGCGGAAGCCGCCGACGCCGAGGCCCCGCTGGTGCTGTTTTCGCCCATTGGCGAGCGGCTGAACCATGGCGCTGTCGAGTGCTGGTCGGCCAGCTCGGGGGCCATTCTGTTGTGCGGGCGCTACGAAGGGGTGGATCAGCGCTTCATCGACGCCTTTGTCACCGCACAGATCAGCATGGGCGACTTTGTGCTCTCCGGTGGCGAGATTCCTGCCATGGCGCTGCTCGATGCCGTGGCGCGGCTGCAGCCCGGGGTGCTGAACGACGAGGGCAGCCATCAGCTCGACAGCTTCAACCCCGCCCTCGATGGGCTGCTGGACAGCCCCCATTACACGCGCCCTGAGGAATGGAACGGCCGCGCCGTACCCGCGGAACTGCTCTCGGGACACCATGCGCAGATCGAGCGCTGGCGGCGTGAACAGAGCCTGAGGATCACGGCTGCGCACCGCCCCGAACTGCTGGAGTCCGCCCGCGAGAAGGGAGCGCTGTCGAAGGCCGACGAGGCGCTCTTGGCGAAATTGCCCAAGTTGTTATAA
- a CDS encoding ABC transporter ATP-binding protein, producing MAETSDDVVLKVAGVSKRFGGLQALSDVGITIRRGQIYGLIGPNGAGKTTFFNVITGLYTPDAGSFVLAGQPYRPTAVHLVAKTGIARTFQNIRLFAEMTALENVMVGRHVRTHSGLFGAVFRTPGFKREEAEIRERARQLLDYVGIGKYADFKARTLSYGDQRRLEIARALATDPQLIALDEPAAGMNATEKVQLRELIDRIRKDNRTILLIEHDVKLVMGLCDRVTVLDYGKQIAEGTPADVQKNEKVIEAYLGTGGH from the coding sequence ATGGCAGAAACATCAGACGATGTGGTGCTGAAGGTGGCGGGCGTTTCCAAGCGATTCGGCGGCCTGCAGGCACTTTCGGACGTCGGCATCACCATTCGGCGCGGTCAGATCTACGGACTGATCGGACCCAACGGCGCCGGCAAGACAACCTTCTTCAACGTCATCACGGGCCTCTACACGCCGGATGCCGGCAGCTTCGTGCTGGCGGGCCAGCCCTACCGGCCGACAGCGGTGCACTTGGTCGCGAAGACCGGCATTGCACGAACCTTCCAGAACATCCGCCTGTTTGCGGAAATGACGGCGCTCGAGAACGTCATGGTGGGTCGCCATGTGCGCACGCACTCGGGGTTGTTCGGCGCGGTGTTCCGCACGCCGGGCTTCAAGCGCGAGGAGGCAGAGATCCGCGAGCGGGCAAGGCAGCTGCTCGATTACGTCGGCATCGGCAAGTACGCGGATTTCAAGGCGCGCACGTTGTCCTACGGGGACCAGCGGCGCCTGGAGATCGCTCGTGCGCTGGCCACCGACCCGCAACTGATCGCCCTGGATGAACCCGCGGCGGGCATGAACGCCACCGAGAAGGTGCAGTTGCGCGAACTGATCGACCGCATCCGCAAGGACAACCGCACCATCCTGCTGATCGAGCATGACGTGAAGCTGGTGATGGGCCTGTGCGACCGCGTGACGGTGCTCGACTACGGCAAGCAGATTGCCGAAGGCACGCCGGCCGACGTGCAGAAGAACGAAAAAGTGATCGAGGCCTATCTGGGCACCGGAGGACATTGA